Proteins found in one Betaproteobacteria bacterium genomic segment:
- a CDS encoding acetamidase, producing the protein MYNQKCKLPVLLAALSGAFALTGSYAADHRYSPGDNVRYTYCYAHPPALRIKPGDTVITSTMDASGDVLSPSDKTVMARLDLSRVNPQTGPFYIEGAEPGDTLVVHIDKIELNRDWGWGASIPYFGLLAPEYKTQMITPPAPDRLFVWRLDKSRMTGTLNLPNSKIGKIEVPLRPFFGTIGTAPPGKECISSLVPGPHGANMDFNEVVQGVTMHFPVFEKGALFMLGDGHAAQGDGEIDGAAIETSFNVEFTVNLIKGKKINWPRLINDKVIMTIGSTRPLIDALRTACADMVNWLVEDYGYEKYEALQLLGQVASIEVANVVDPQYSVACVLDKKYLPK; encoded by the coding sequence ATGTATAACCAGAAATGCAAATTACCTGTTTTACTCGCGGCGCTTTCCGGTGCTTTTGCCTTGACGGGCAGCTATGCCGCCGATCATCGCTACAGCCCAGGCGACAACGTCCGGTACACCTACTGTTACGCGCATCCGCCAGCGCTACGCATCAAACCCGGCGATACCGTGATCACCAGCACCATGGATGCGTCTGGAGACGTGCTCTCGCCCTCGGACAAAACCGTCATGGCGAGGCTGGATTTGTCACGCGTCAATCCGCAGACGGGTCCGTTCTACATCGAGGGTGCGGAACCGGGAGATACCCTGGTGGTGCACATCGACAAAATAGAACTCAACCGGGACTGGGGTTGGGGTGCCTCGATTCCATATTTCGGCTTGCTGGCGCCCGAATACAAGACGCAGATGATTACGCCGCCCGCACCCGACCGCCTCTTCGTGTGGCGCTTGGACAAGAGCCGCATGACGGGCACGTTGAATTTGCCCAATAGCAAGATTGGCAAAATAGAAGTTCCGCTGCGGCCCTTCTTCGGCACCATCGGAACGGCCCCTCCTGGAAAAGAGTGCATCAGCAGCTTGGTTCCCGGCCCGCATGGCGCCAACATGGACTTCAACGAAGTGGTGCAAGGCGTGACCATGCACTTCCCGGTCTTCGAGAAGGGTGCGTTGTTCATGCTGGGCGACGGACATGCTGCCCAAGGCGACGGCGAGATAGACGGTGCGGCCATCGAAACCTCTTTCAACGTGGAATTCACCGTGAACTTGATCAAGGGCAAGAAGATCAACTGGCCGCGCTTGATCAACGATAAGGTCATCATGACCATCGGCAGCACGCGCCCGCTGATCGACGCGCTTCGCACTGCCTGCGCGGATATGGTGAATTGGCTGGTGGAGGACTACGGGTACGAGAAGTACGAGGCGCTGCAACTCTTAGGGCAGGTTGCCTCTATCGAAGTCGCGAACGTGGTCGATCCGCAATACTCCGTGGCTTGCGTGCTGGATAAGAAGTACCTGCCTAAGTAG